From the genome of bacterium, one region includes:
- a CDS encoding AAC(3) family N-acetyltransferase: protein MIIDKETIIKQLRQFGLSPGDVVVLHSSLSSIGQVIGGANSVIDALMNVIDPNGTLVVPTFTFSFKRFGEKPPPFCPTESASLCGLISDTLWRRPDAHRSLHPTHSVAAIGFFAREMVKGHDKTTPLGIGSPYHKLSQIGGLVMLLGVGPDQNFLLYTAEKLAGVPYLHISYSDDKNGTEIARVKSGDEIIEVPISEVPGCNAGFVKAESLLRERGIVEEGMVGKAKTELMKAENVIEVLSERLQSDPFFLLCDNPGCQLCVKRKRITRSKLRVNKQKRSIHKT from the coding sequence GTTATCGAGTATCGGCCAGGTTATTGGCGGGGCAAATAGCGTTATCGATGCGTTAATGAATGTTATTGACCCGAATGGGACGTTGGTTGTTCCGACATTTACCTTTTCATTTAAACGGTTCGGTGAGAAACCCCCGCCGTTCTGTCCGACCGAATCCGCATCGTTATGTGGGTTGATTTCTGATACTCTGTGGCGCAGACCGGATGCACATCGGAGTTTACATCCGACCCATTCTGTAGCGGCAATCGGTTTTTTTGCACGCGAGATGGTTAAAGGACATGATAAAACTACCCCGTTAGGAATCGGGAGTCCATATCATAAATTAAGTCAAATTGGCGGGCTAGTGATGTTACTCGGAGTTGGACCAGACCAGAATTTTTTGTTATATACAGCAGAAAAACTCGCTGGAGTACCGTATCTGCATATTTCTTATTCTGATGATAAAAATGGGACCGAAATTGCGCGCGTGAAATCCGGAGATGAAATTATTGAAGTGCCAATATCTGAGGTACCGGGATGTAATGCTGGGTTTGTTAAAGCTGAGTCACTCCTTCGAGAACGAGGGATTGTGGAAGAAGGTATGGTTGGTAAAGCAAAAACCGAATTGATGAAAGCGGAAAATGTAATTGAGGTTCTATCAGAACGACTACAGAGCGACCCGTTCTTTCTATTATGTGATAATCCGGGATGTCAACTCTGTGTGAAACGGAAACGTATCACTCGGTCGAAACTGCGGGTGAATAAGCAAAAACGCAGTATCCATAAGACATAA
- a CDS encoding glycosyltransferase family 9 protein — MQINKTEIHRILIIQPSRLGDCVFCLPTVSSLRKEFPHAYIAWLVDDRCKDIVIGNPDLNEVIIFERSRFLDLWERRNFRELWRFTMQLKRTLHEKQFDLAIDLNGLFKSGLLALLSGAKYRIGSYNTVGMRELSYLFSKEVPIQPAEVHVVDRHLATVRYLGGQRNGVYFPIVFSETDKQVIQEIFTTNGITEHDTLVVIHPGAGWLTRRWFKERFAQLADKLIEKFNVQVVLVGGRVGGKEENGLSEEIANMMHHPVLNLADKISIKQLVALLHYTDLFIGNIAGPLHIATAVGVPVVAIVGPTDPAVDGPYGNNAIIIHKKISCSFCRKKNCQTLECMDKITVDEVLSAAEILLKRNTKR; from the coding sequence ATGCAAATTAATAAAACGGAGATACACCGAATTCTCATCATTCAACCAAGCCGATTAGGCGATTGTGTTTTTTGTTTACCTACCGTTTCCTCGTTACGGAAAGAGTTCCCGCACGCATATATTGCCTGGCTGGTTGATGACCGATGTAAAGATATTGTTATCGGGAATCCGGATTTGAATGAAGTGATTATTTTCGAGCGGAGCCGTTTCCTAGATCTATGGGAACGGAGAAATTTCCGAGAACTCTGGCGGTTCACTATGCAGCTAAAACGAACCTTGCACGAAAAACAGTTCGATTTAGCTATCGATTTAAATGGATTATTTAAATCCGGTCTCTTAGCATTATTAAGCGGTGCTAAATATCGGATTGGCTCGTATAACACAGTTGGAATGCGGGAATTGAGTTATCTATTTTCAAAAGAGGTTCCGATACAACCGGCTGAAGTTCATGTCGTTGACCGGCATCTTGCGACTGTTCGCTATCTTGGCGGACAACGTAATGGTGTTTATTTTCCTATTGTTTTTTCGGAAACGGATAAACAGGTGATTCAAGAGATTTTCACAACTAATGGAATCACGGAACACGATACTCTGGTCGTGATTCATCCTGGAGCCGGCTGGTTAACCCGGCGATGGTTTAAAGAACGGTTCGCGCAACTTGCAGATAAACTAATTGAGAAGTTTAATGTTCAAGTTGTGTTGGTGGGGGGGCGAGTTGGTGGAAAAGAAGAAAATGGGTTATCCGAAGAAATCGCGAATATGATGCATCATCCGGTATTGAATCTCGCTGATAAAATTTCTATCAAACAACTGGTAGCACTCCTGCATTATACTGATTTATTTATTGGCAACATTGCGGGTCCGCTGCATATCGCTACTGCGGTTGGTGTTCCCGTCGTGGCAATAGTCGGGCCAACTGATCCGGCAGTTGATGGGCCGTATGGCAATAATGCGATTATCATTCATAAAAAGATATCCTGTAGTTTCTGCCGGAAAAAGAATTGTCAAACCTTAGAATGTATGGATAAAATCACGGTTGATGAAGTATTATCCGCAGCGGAAATTCTATTAAAGAGAAATACAAAGAGATAA
- the waaF gene encoding lipopolysaccharide heptosyltransferase II produces MFSHPRILIVKMSSIGDVIHALPAVKTLRNHFPDAELDWVVEAKAADILVGNPLITNLILFDREKIVRYFKSGHWIQGWREIQTLKQKLQERNYTLSIDLQGLARSAFIVILAKAKRKLGCYGMRELSYLVSRPPKARVQTDVSPNHSYDMTPKINARSTISNPETLHAVDRLLEVMKSIDSQIVPVIEFPIALTEAEFNFADEFLNHHKVNLAIPIIGINLGASNPLKRWQKEKFAELIDRLSTELQYQVILFGGEADTGIAHDVIRLTQSPPINAVGKTTLRQLTALIKRCIVFVSADTGPLHIAAAVGIPVVALFGPSDPNKTGPYTTQKIVIWKKPKCSPCSFTTECDYGHNCMQRITVNEVVLAIQELTTKSTN; encoded by the coding sequence GTGTTTTCCCACCCGAGGATTTTAATTGTAAAGATGAGTTCTATCGGTGACGTTATCCATGCGTTACCAGCAGTAAAAACGTTACGGAATCATTTTCCAGATGCGGAACTCGATTGGGTTGTTGAAGCGAAAGCAGCCGATATTTTAGTAGGGAACCCGTTAATTACCAACCTCATTTTATTCGACCGAGAGAAAATAGTTCGTTATTTTAAGTCCGGTCATTGGATACAAGGATGGCGTGAAATTCAAACGTTAAAGCAAAAGTTGCAGGAACGCAATTATACGCTATCGATAGATTTACAGGGTCTTGCTCGTTCAGCATTTATTGTTATTCTTGCCAAAGCAAAACGGAAACTCGGATGTTATGGGATGCGGGAGTTAAGCTATTTAGTTTCCAGACCGCCCAAGGCTAGGGTCCAAACCGATGTGAGCCCGAACCATTCATACGATATGACACCGAAGATAAATGCACGTTCTACGATATCTAATCCCGAAACGCTGCATGCAGTTGACCGATTGCTCGAAGTGATGAAATCAATTGATAGTCAGATTGTTCCGGTCATCGAATTTCCGATAGCGTTGACGGAAGCAGAATTCAATTTTGCGGATGAGTTTCTGAATCACCATAAGGTTAACCTCGCTATTCCGATTATTGGAATCAATCTCGGTGCATCCAATCCGTTAAAACGGTGGCAAAAAGAAAAATTTGCTGAATTGATTGACCGATTATCGACAGAGTTGCAGTATCAGGTTATCCTTTTCGGTGGAGAAGCGGATACTGGAATCGCACATGACGTTATCAGGTTAACCCAATCGCCACCGATTAATGCCGTAGGAAAAACTACCTTACGGCAACTAACCGCACTGATTAAACGATGTATAGTATTTGTTTCCGCCGATACCGGTCCCTTACATATTGCCGCTGCGGTCGGTATCCCCGTAGTAGCATTATTCGGTCCAAGTGATCCGAATAAAACCGGTCCGTATACTACTCAAAAAATAGTTATTTGGAAAAAGCCGAAGTGTAGCCCGTGTTCGTTTACCACCGAATGTGATTACGGTCACAACTGTATGCAGCGCATAACGGTTAACGAAGTAGTTTTGGCTATTCAAGAGTTAACCACGAAATCCACAAATTGA
- a CDS encoding 3-deoxy-D-manno-octulosonic acid transferase: MLLPFYLVKAKRTGVDIRYWFGFIPPELHTGSNVRKTIWIHAVSVGEVNAVKPLIKKIRESNPSLRIILSTVTGTGQTVARQSVPEVDQFIFFPSDLIWNLRRLFKYINPQLLILVETELWPNLISLCASRSIPIMLINGRISPRSFMRYKKVRWFFQPLLNKMTLFLMQSETEVDRIRTIGAPHHKIKITGNIKFDISIPELTDLEKQRYRAMFGFEPSQPVWLVGSTHPGEEKLILQVYKAIRATQPELRLILVPRHPHRAEEVGKEIELLGLPYVRRSQLPPECATDRVNKAFTKALSPILSNPDSPVRVKNSHSIILVDTVGELTKLYALADVVFIGGSLVPIGGHNVLEPATLGKPILFGPYMHNFEFCAELLLSAGGGIQVNNIQDLESQLSALLEQPELRRQLGEKARSAVIANQGATERTFEEIKKYLN, from the coding sequence ATGTTGCTTCCGTTTTATCTGGTTAAAGCGAAACGAACTGGGGTAGATATTCGATATTGGTTTGGATTTATCCCGCCAGAATTACATACTGGTTCTAATGTAAGAAAAACCATTTGGATCCACGCAGTTTCAGTAGGGGAAGTAAACGCGGTAAAACCGCTCATAAAAAAAATTCGAGAATCAAATCCTAGTCTACGGATTATCCTTTCCACGGTTACCGGAACCGGGCAAACAGTCGCTCGGCAGTCAGTTCCGGAAGTAGACCAGTTTATCTTTTTCCCATCCGATTTAATCTGGAATCTCCGTCGGTTATTTAAGTATATTAACCCGCAGTTGCTGATTTTAGTTGAAACAGAACTCTGGCCTAATCTGATTTCATTATGTGCAAGTCGTTCGATTCCGATTATGCTTATTAATGGCCGGATTTCGCCCCGTTCATTTATGCGATATAAAAAAGTGCGCTGGTTTTTCCAGCCATTGCTGAATAAAATGACTTTATTCTTGATGCAATCGGAAACGGAAGTAGACCGAATCCGAACCATCGGCGCACCGCACCATAAAATCAAAATTACCGGCAATATCAAGTTCGATATTTCCATCCCAGAATTAACCGATTTGGAAAAACAGCGATATCGTGCTATGTTCGGATTTGAACCAAGCCAACCTGTCTGGTTAGTCGGGAGTACCCATCCAGGCGAAGAAAAACTTATTCTTCAGGTATATAAAGCTATCCGTGCAACACAACCTGAATTAAGATTGATTCTGGTTCCGCGCCATCCGCATCGGGCTGAGGAGGTAGGTAAAGAAATCGAATTGCTAGGACTACCCTATGTTCGCAGAAGTCAATTACCTCCTGAATGCGCTACCGACCGAGTAAACAAAGCATTCACAAAAGCTCTATCACCTATACTATCAAACCCTGATTCTCCGGTTCGGGTTAAGAACTCACATTCGATTATTTTAGTTGATACCGTCGGTGAATTAACGAAGTTATATGCGTTAGCCGATGTCGTTTTTATTGGCGGAAGTTTGGTACCTATTGGCGGACATAATGTTCTGGAACCGGCGACCCTTGGAAAACCGATTTTATTTGGACCGTATATGCATAATTTTGAGTTTTGTGCAGAATTATTATTATCTGCCGGTGGTGGAATTCAAGTTAACAATATTCAAGACTTAGAATCACAACTGTCAGCATTACTCGAACAACCGGAACTACGACGTCAATTAGGAGAAAAAGCGCGTTCGGCAGTAATTGCAAACCAAGGTGCAACCGAAAGAACATTTGAAGAAATCAAAAAATACTTGAATTGA
- the rseP gene encoding RIP metalloprotease RseP — protein sequence MILPILIFFAIAIIFHELGHFLACKLFGIRVEVFSIGFPPKLVSKKIGNTEYAISLIPLGGYVKIAGQDPTQEITGAPDEFVSHPLWHRALVVVAGPVFNILVALILMYMLFIIGTEVNTFSNTIGIVTPNSLADRAGLKPGDKIIAIDGQKVKYWDDIYTLYGKTSEVVPAETGTKSEVRLTVDRAGDKLEFILPRLSIKTAQLDLETDYGLRPYVPEPYVEVELVAPNSIAYRAGLRQGDKILAISNLAGATTFHSIIDGIHHSPDTLLILTVQRNNNIFPIPVRPELATPDAKYATIGFIIKPPVTYKIKHSPVESIQLTFISALRIVSLTASTVADVFTGKMPLRKAFGGPQSIAIVAQQQANLGITQYLFLVALLSFQLGIINLFPFPVLDGGHLLLYTIEKIRKKPFSVKTLENISRFGVAVLVSLMLYFIINDLIMSGTLTKFF from the coding sequence ATGATATTACCAATACTAATTTTTTTCGCAATCGCAATTATTTTCCACGAGCTAGGTCATTTCCTAGCGTGCAAACTGTTTGGGATTCGGGTAGAAGTATTTTCGATTGGGTTCCCTCCGAAACTGGTCAGTAAAAAAATCGGCAATACGGAATATGCGATTTCCTTAATTCCACTCGGCGGATATGTTAAAATCGCTGGACAAGATCCAACCCAAGAGATTACGGGGGCACCGGATGAGTTTGTCTCACATCCACTCTGGCATCGAGCGCTGGTGGTTGTCGCAGGACCGGTATTCAACATTTTAGTTGCGCTTATTCTGATGTATATGCTATTCATAATCGGGACAGAAGTGAATACGTTCTCGAATACTATCGGAATCGTTACCCCGAATTCACTTGCTGACCGCGCAGGATTAAAGCCGGGAGATAAAATCATTGCTATTGATGGGCAAAAAGTCAAATATTGGGACGATATATATACACTTTATGGCAAAACATCTGAGGTCGTTCCAGCAGAAACAGGAACGAAGTCAGAAGTTCGATTAACTGTTGATCGAGCAGGGGATAAACTCGAATTCATCTTACCGAGATTGAGCATAAAGACAGCCCAGCTTGATCTTGAAACCGACTATGGATTACGACCGTATGTGCCTGAACCGTATGTTGAAGTAGAACTTGTTGCCCCGAACTCGATTGCATACCGTGCTGGACTGCGTCAAGGAGATAAAATTCTGGCGATAAGTAATCTCGCTGGTGCGACTACCTTTCACAGTATTATTGACGGCATACATCATTCACCAGATACATTATTAATCTTAACTGTCCAGCGGAATAATAATATTTTTCCAATCCCGGTGCGACCGGAATTAGCAACTCCGGATGCAAAATATGCTACGATCGGATTTATCATAAAACCGCCAGTAACCTATAAAATTAAACATTCACCGGTTGAATCAATACAATTAACTTTTATTTCAGCCCTGCGCATCGTTTCTTTAACTGCATCAACCGTTGCCGATGTTTTCACTGGGAAAATGCCGTTACGAAAAGCATTCGGTGGACCGCAATCTATTGCTATTGTTGCGCAACAGCAGGCGAACCTCGGGATAACTCAGTATCTGTTTCTGGTAGCACTACTCAGTTTCCAGCTTGGTATCATTAATCTATTTCCTTTTCCAGTACTTGACGGGGGACATCTGCTTTTATATACGATCGAAAAAATTCGGAAAAAACCGTTTTCAGTTAAAACGCTGGAAAATATCTCTAGATTTGGGGTGGCGGTGTTAGTTTCGCTAATGTTGTATTTTATCATTAATGACCTGATTATGTCAGGAACCCTAACTAAATTCTTTTAA
- a CDS encoding proline--tRNA ligase: MRWSKTFIPTLRENPAEAETVSHQLMLRAGLMRKLASGLYTYLPLGWRFIRKVEQIIREEMDRAGAIEVMMPMLHPLELWEHSGRAKVMGPEMMRLHDRNARGFVLGPTHEEIITALAAGEIRSYKQLPINFYQIANKFRDEIRPRFGVMRAREFIMKDAYSFDADDTGANKSYQMMFDAYKRIFNRCGLTTVAVEADTGAMGGSFSHEFMVPAEIGEDRMAVCSQCGYAANLEKAESALMENEWDTHLFDIAKKTTYQEVDTPNMRSIEDVSRFLNVQPKQLVKTLIYLADTQVIAALIRGDHQINESKLKKAVGCETLTLATPETIESVTQAPVGFAGPVGLTAVPIIADPAVMAMPSMITGGNKIDTHLLNVIPNRDFKPAKIADIRVVTQGDRCVNCQGTLTVSYGIEVGHCFKLGTKYSEAFHATYLDAEGKENLLIMGCYGIGVTRTAAAIIECNNDKDGIIFPWSVAPYQIYLMAVNPSNSELVQLAEKFYIVLRDAGFEVIYDDRNERPGVKFKDADLLGFPIRVIIGDKNIKQGLIEVTERRTKQTRLVQKNPETLISAIKQYGV; this comes from the coding sequence ATGCGCTGGAGTAAAACTTTTATTCCAACATTACGAGAAAATCCGGCAGAAGCAGAAACCGTTTCGCATCAGTTGATGCTGCGCGCAGGACTAATGCGGAAACTTGCGTCTGGTCTCTATACCTATCTTCCGCTCGGTTGGCGGTTTATCCGAAAAGTTGAACAAATTATCCGAGAAGAGATGGATCGCGCGGGTGCAATCGAAGTAATGATGCCAATGCTGCATCCTTTGGAGTTATGGGAACATAGTGGTCGTGCCAAAGTGATGGGTCCCGAAATGATGCGGCTGCATGACCGGAACGCACGCGGGTTTGTTCTCGGTCCGACCCATGAAGAGATTATTACCGCATTAGCTGCTGGTGAAATTCGGTCGTATAAACAATTACCAATTAACTTCTATCAGATAGCAAATAAATTCCGAGATGAAATTCGCCCTCGGTTCGGAGTGATGCGCGCGCGTGAGTTTATTATGAAAGATGCATATAGTTTCGATGCCGATGATACCGGCGCTAATAAAAGTTACCAGATGATGTTTGACGCTTATAAGCGGATTTTTAACCGATGTGGACTAACTACCGTTGCCGTTGAAGCTGATACTGGCGCGATGGGCGGCAGTTTTTCCCATGAATTTATGGTTCCTGCAGAAATCGGCGAAGATCGAATGGCAGTATGTTCTCAATGCGGATATGCAGCGAATCTCGAAAAAGCCGAATCCGCACTTATGGAAAATGAATGGGATACACATCTGTTTGATATAGCGAAAAAAACAACGTATCAGGAAGTTGATACGCCGAATATGCGGTCGATAGAAGACGTATCGAGATTCTTGAATGTGCAGCCGAAACAACTGGTTAAAACGCTCATTTATTTAGCGGATACGCAGGTTATCGCTGCATTAATTCGTGGCGACCACCAAATTAATGAATCGAAACTGAAAAAAGCGGTCGGTTGCGAGACCCTGACCTTAGCTACACCAGAAACAATCGAATCAGTTACGCAAGCGCCGGTCGGGTTCGCTGGACCGGTCGGACTAACAGCGGTTCCCATTATTGCCGACCCGGCAGTTATGGCAATGCCGTCTATGATTACTGGCGGAAATAAAATCGATACCCATTTGCTTAATGTTATTCCGAACCGAGATTTTAAACCGGCGAAAATTGCGGATATCCGAGTTGTAACCCAGGGCGATCGATGCGTGAACTGCCAAGGAACCCTAACCGTGTCTTATGGTATAGAAGTTGGTCATTGTTTCAAACTAGGTACGAAATATAGCGAAGCGTTTCATGCAACATATCTAGATGCTGAAGGAAAAGAAAACCTACTAATTATGGGCTGTTATGGAATTGGGGTAACCCGTACCGCAGCAGCAATTATCGAATGTAATAACGATAAAGATGGAATTATTTTTCCGTGGTCAGTTGCGCCATATCAGATATATCTGATGGCAGTTAATCCTAGCAATTCAGAGTTAGTTCAGCTTGCAGAAAAATTTTATATCGTCTTGCGCGATGCCGGATTTGAAGTCATCTACGACGACCGAAATGAGCGGCCAGGAGTTAAATTTAAAGATGCTGATTTGCTCGGATTCCCGATTCGTGTTATAATAGGAGATAAGAATATTAAGCAGGGTTTAATTGAAGTTACTGAACGGAGAACCAAGCAAACTCGATTGGTTCAAAAAAACCCAGAAACTTTGATATCTGCTATAAAACAATATGGAGTTTAA
- a CDS encoding response regulator — translation METTPKTKKTILVADDAPDILVVLQKMLEAEGFEVITATNGKEAYQKAIELKPDLIISDILMPLMNGFKLCDELKNNPQYGHIPIILMTAVYRQPDHIEMGFKYGADAYIAKPFKPEQLLELTKQLLAKPITAPVQPRPSILIRP, via the coding sequence ATGGAAACTACACCGAAAACTAAAAAGACAATTTTAGTTGCTGATGATGCTCCGGATATTTTGGTAGTACTGCAGAAAATGTTGGAAGCTGAAGGATTTGAAGTTATCACCGCAACGAATGGAAAAGAAGCGTATCAGAAAGCGATTGAATTGAAACCAGACCTGATTATTTCCGATATTTTGATGCCGTTAATGAACGGATTTAAACTCTGCGATGAATTGAAAAATAATCCACAGTATGGCCATATTCCCATAATTCTCATGACCGCTGTATATCGTCAGCCGGATCATATTGAGATGGGGTTTAAATATGGCGCAGATGCTTATATTGCTAAACCGTTTAAACCGGAACAGCTCCTTGAACTAACTAAACAACTTTTAGCAAAACCAATCACTGCTCCGGTTCAGCCCCGACCTAGCATACTCATTCGCCCGTAA
- the queF gene encoding preQ(1) synthase: MSTKPTKRIKVIPNPYPQRNYVIEITSPEFTCLCPITGQPDFATFKIEYIPDKKIIELKGLKLYLWSYRNEGHFHEGVTNKILDDLVRAAHPRWMRIIGTFNVRGGIYTTVTAEHGIKPEKKQ, from the coding sequence ATGTCAACGAAACCGACTAAAAGAATCAAGGTTATTCCCAACCCATACCCGCAACGGAATTATGTAATTGAAATTACCAGTCCAGAATTCACTTGTTTATGTCCGATAACAGGCCAGCCGGATTTCGCAACGTTTAAAATCGAGTATATTCCGGATAAGAAAATCATTGAGTTGAAAGGATTGAAGTTGTATCTCTGGTCATATCGGAATGAAGGGCATTTCCATGAAGGGGTAACCAATAAGATACTCGATGATTTGGTTAGAGCAGCGCACCCGCGTTGGATGCGGATCATCGGAACATTCAATGTCCGTGGTGGAATCTATACCACGGTAACCGCTGAACATGGTATCAAACCGGAAAAGAAACAATAA
- a CDS encoding Gfo/Idh/MocA family oxidoreductase: MTKVKIGIIGCGTVAGYGHLPTTANHPDCELYAIAEIDKKRLQEVGDLYAIPQERRFSEYQRLLALPEVEVVTVSTRVEQHKPVVLDAVKAKKNIFCEKPIAPTIEEGWEMVQAAKQSDVLLLINLHNRVKSSVKLILDYLRKNQIGKLHTIRTIHLWSGADNTPRADGRSRRDLLSEEGGGPIVDCGVHFFDLARLFAQSDYKQISAIGQWVEKKYSNPGHVIASCIFENGVMYINEQSWLYTNTAASKNVVHRVELLGTEGLISAFWDWDPKQQKCFGEKVQLFNAEGFTETVHDFGKPFAEMYHRLAKIIRTGIKDPDLAYGEDGIRAMEAALAALNSTKKKS; encoded by the coding sequence ATGACGAAAGTTAAAATTGGGATTATCGGATGCGGTACGGTTGCTGGATATGGACATTTACCGACCACCGCAAACCATCCGGATTGCGAGCTATATGCTATCGCAGAAATAGATAAGAAACGGTTGCAAGAAGTAGGCGATTTATATGCAATTCCACAAGAACGACGGTTCTCAGAGTATCAGCGATTATTAGCCCTACCGGAAGTTGAAGTGGTAACTGTTTCAACCCGGGTTGAACAGCATAAGCCGGTGGTGCTCGATGCAGTAAAAGCGAAAAAGAACATTTTCTGCGAGAAACCGATTGCGCCAACTATCGAAGAAGGATGGGAAATGGTTCAGGCAGCGAAACAATCAGATGTATTACTTCTTATCAACCTCCATAATCGGGTGAAAAGTTCTGTCAAGCTGATCCTTGATTATCTGAGAAAAAATCAAATCGGGAAATTACATACGATCAGAACGATTCACCTATGGTCTGGTGCTGATAATACCCCGCGTGCTGATGGTCGGTCACGTCGGGATTTGTTGAGTGAAGAAGGTGGCGGACCGATTGTCGATTGCGGAGTTCATTTTTTTGATCTTGCCCGATTGTTTGCCCAAAGTGATTATAAACAGATTTCTGCTATCGGACAATGGGTAGAAAAGAAATATAGCAATCCTGGACATGTTATCGCTTCCTGTATTTTCGAAAATGGCGTAATGTATATCAACGAGCAGAGTTGGTTGTATACTAATACTGCAGCGAGTAAAAATGTCGTTCATCGGGTTGAATTGCTTGGTACCGAGGGATTAATTTCTGCATTCTGGGATTGGGACCCGAAACAGCAGAAATGTTTCGGCGAAAAAGTCCAATTGTTTAATGCAGAAGGTTTTACCGAAACGGTACACGATTTTGGGAAACCGTTTGCTGAGATGTATCATCGATTAGCGAAAATAATCCGAACCGGCATAAAAGACCCTGACCTTGCTTATGGCGAAGATGGGATTCGCGCGATGGAAGCAGCGTTGGCCGCATTAAACTCTACTAAGAAAAAGAGTTAG
- a CDS encoding cytochrome B5, producing the protein MKQFTRAELAKFDGTNGQPCYIAYQGKVYDVTNNPNFSDGSHYGHQTAVDLTAEFEEAPHGEEVFDRLPVVGELIE; encoded by the coding sequence ATGAAACAATTTACCCGTGCGGAATTAGCTAAGTTTGACGGAACGAACGGTCAACCTTGTTACATTGCGTATCAAGGGAAAGTCTATGATGTAACCAACAACCCGAATTTTTCTGATGGTTCACATTATGGACACCAAACCGCAGTAGATTTAACCGCAGAGTTTGAAGAAGCTCCCCATGGGGAAGAAGTATTTGACCGTTTGCCAGTAGTAGGAGAATTAATAGAATAG
- a CDS encoding rubredoxin, with product MKQWKCLTCGYIHIGVEPPDFCPRCGVSKNLFVEMSETSIPK from the coding sequence ATGAAACAATGGAAATGTTTAACTTGTGGATATATACATATTGGAGTGGAACCGCCGGATTTCTGTCCACGATGTGGGGTATCGAAAAATTTGTTTGTTGAGATGAGCGAAACGTCGATACCTAAATGA
- a CDS encoding ferritin family protein, with product MKTESGIKGDTGMPELPKTVEQALVMAIAAEIDANATYLHLAEITKKPESKTLYQNLARDEQWHKETLEERYRVLFGDKPIEPGSASIEGAVLRRKAQEILDEFTILNIAIEAETAAVAFYTGAEKITNDAKTKQVFSQLAKDEERHRDLLEKEIQGRQGKPTDEMELDNWVRE from the coding sequence ATGAAGACCGAATCAGGAATAAAGGGGGATACCGGTATGCCGGAATTACCGAAAACTGTAGAACAAGCATTAGTCATGGCAATCGCTGCGGAAATAGACGCAAACGCTACCTATTTACATTTAGCCGAGATAACCAAGAAACCGGAATCGAAAACGTTATATCAAAATCTCGCACGTGATGAACAATGGCATAAAGAAACGCTTGAAGAACGATATCGGGTTCTATTCGGCGATAAACCAATAGAGCCAGGTTCCGCTAGCATCGAAGGGGCAGTATTACGTCGAAAAGCGCAAGAAATCCTCGATGAATTCACGATTCTCAATATTGCGATTGAAGCGGAAACAGCCGCAGTTGCATTCTATACCGGAGCGGAAAAAATCACAAATGATGCGAAAACGAAACAGGTATTTTCGCAACTCGCTAAAGACGAAGAACGACATCGGGATTTGCTGGAAAAAGAGATTCAGGGTAGGCAAGGGAAACCGACTGATGAAATGGAACTCGATAACTGGGTACGGGAGTAA